A portion of the Bacteroides faecium genome contains these proteins:
- a CDS encoding MFS transporter, with product MKIKTGRGTIPLITLIAIWSVSALTSLPGLAVSPILGDLTKIFPKATDLDIQMLTSLPSLLIIPFILLGGKLTEKVDYVRILKIGLWLFAASGILYLISNKMWQLIVVSALLGIGSGLIIPLSTGLVSRYFVGTYRVKQFGLSSAITNFTLVIATAVTGYLAEVSWHLPFLVYLLPLVSILLVGHLKTNQPGTEPVAADSGNSTSEQSAIDVGKSKYGIHTKHLIQLMLFYGVTTYIVLAVIFNLPFLMEKHHFSSGNSGLMISLFFLAIMAPGFALDKIAGVLKERTKAYSLLSMALGLLLIWIAPIEWLIIPGCILVGLGYGVIQPMLYDKTTHTALPEKTTLALAFVMMMNYLAILLYPFIVDFFQWIFHTQSQEFPFIFNLLITIVTFFWAYLRRNTFLFNDQLK from the coding sequence ATGAAAATAAAGACAGGAAGAGGAACTATCCCCCTCATCACTTTAATAGCCATATGGTCTGTTTCGGCATTGACGTCTCTGCCGGGATTGGCTGTTTCACCTATTTTGGGTGATCTTACGAAAATATTTCCGAAAGCTACGGATTTGGACATTCAAATGTTGACTTCCTTGCCGTCATTATTAATTATCCCTTTTATACTGCTCGGTGGTAAACTGACAGAGAAAGTCGATTATGTCCGTATCTTAAAGATTGGACTTTGGCTTTTTGCCGCAAGCGGTATTTTATATCTGATTTCCAATAAGATGTGGCAATTGATCGTGGTAAGTGCCCTGCTCGGCATCGGTTCGGGACTTATTATTCCTTTATCTACCGGATTGGTTTCCCGCTATTTCGTGGGAACTTACCGTGTGAAGCAATTCGGATTAAGTTCCGCTATTACCAATTTCACCCTGGTGATAGCCACTGCAGTGACAGGCTATCTTGCGGAAGTCAGTTGGCATCTGCCTTTCCTGGTTTATCTCCTTCCTTTGGTTTCTATCTTATTGGTCGGACATCTAAAGACAAACCAGCCGGGGACGGAACCTGTTGCTGCCGATAGTGGGAATTCAACATCGGAACAATCTGCCATTGATGTCGGGAAAAGCAAATATGGTATCCATACCAAGCACCTGATACAATTAATGCTTTTTTATGGAGTGACGACTTACATCGTCTTGGCTGTCATATTCAATCTGCCTTTTTTGATGGAAAAACATCATTTTTCCAGTGGTAACTCGGGACTGATGATTTCACTTTTCTTCCTGGCTATTATGGCTCCGGGATTTGCTCTGGATAAGATTGCGGGGGTACTGAAAGAACGGACAAAGGCATATAGCCTGCTATCCATGGCTTTAGGGTTATTATTGATTTGGATAGCTCCGATAGAATGGCTTATTATTCCGGGGTGTATTCTTGTCGGTTTGGGATACGGTGTCATTCAGCCTATGCTTTATGATAAGACCACCCATACAGCATTGCCGGAAAAGACCACTTTGGCGCTGGCGTTTGTAATGATGATGAATTATCTGGCCATTTTGCTTTATCCTTTCATTGTCGACTTTTTCCAGTGGATATTCCACACCCAGTCACAGGAATTTCCTTTCATATTTAATCTGCTGATTACTATTGTAACGTTTTTCTGGGCTTACCTGCGGCGTAATACCTTTCTGTTTAATGATCAATTGAAATAA
- a CDS encoding RNA polymerase sigma factor, whose product MKSLSFRKDLVGVQDELLRFAYKLTTDREEANDLLQETSLKALDNEDKYTPDTNFKGWMYTIMRNIFINNYRKVVRDQTFIDRTDNLYHLNLPQETGFESTEKAYDLKEMHRVVNTLPKEYKVPFAMHVSGFKYREIAEKLNLPLGTVKSRIFFTRQKLQEELKDFR is encoded by the coding sequence ATGAAAAGTTTAAGCTTCAGAAAAGATTTAGTAGGAGTACAGGATGAATTGCTCCGTTTTGCTTATAAACTGACAACCGACCGCGAAGAAGCAAACGATTTGTTGCAGGAAACATCATTAAAAGCATTAGATAATGAAGATAAATACACGCCCGATACTAATTTTAAAGGATGGATGTACACCATCATGCGCAATATCTTTATCAACAACTATCGCAAAGTAGTCCGCGACCAGACATTTATCGACCGCACCGACAATCTCTATCATCTGAATTTGCCACAAGAGACAGGTTTTGAAAGTACGGAAAAGGCTTATGACCTGAAAGAGATGCATCGAGTAGTCAATACACTTCCTAAAGAATATAAGGTACCGTTCGCTATGCATGTTTCCGGTTTCAAATATCGTGAAATTGCAGAAAAGCTGAATCTCCCGTTAGGCACTGTAAAAAGCCGTATTTTCTTCACTCGCCAGAAATTGCAGGAAGAGTTGAAAGACTTCCGCTAA
- a CDS encoding glutamate decarboxylase — MEDLNFRKGDAKTDVFGSDRMLQPSPVEKIPDGPTTPEVAYQMVKDETFAQTQPRLNLATFVTTYMDEYATKLMNEAININYIDETEYPRIAVMNGKCINIVANLWNSPEKDTWKTGALAIGSSEACMLGGVAAWLRWRKKRQAQGKPFDKPNFVISTGFQVVWEKFAQLWQIEMREVPLTLDKTTLDPEEALKMCDENTICIVPIQGVTWTGLNDDVEALDKALDAYNAKTGYDIPIHVDAASGGFILPFLYPEKKWDFRLKWVLSISVSGHKFGLVYPGLGWVCWKGKEYLPEEMSFSVNYLGANITQVGLNFSRPAAQILGQYYQFIRLGFQGYKEVQYNSLQIAKYIHDEIAKMVPFVNYSEDVVNPLFIWYLKPEYAKAAKWTLYDLQDKLSQHGWMVPAYTLPSKLESYVVMRVVVRQGFSRDMADMLLGDINNAIAELEKLEYPTPTRMAQDKNLPVEAKMFNHGGRRHKTVK, encoded by the coding sequence ATGGAAGATTTAAATTTCAGAAAAGGTGATGCAAAAACTGATGTATTTGGTTCAGACAGAATGTTACAACCCTCTCCGGTAGAGAAAATACCTGATGGACCAACGACTCCTGAAGTCGCTTATCAAATGGTGAAAGACGAAACGTTCGCACAGACTCAACCTCGTTTGAACCTGGCTACTTTCGTTACCACCTACATGGATGAATATGCCACCAAACTGATGAACGAAGCCATCAACATCAACTACATTGATGAAACAGAGTATCCGCGTATCGCAGTGATGAACGGTAAATGTATCAATATCGTTGCCAACTTGTGGAACTCTCCGGAAAAAGATACTTGGAAAACCGGCGCATTGGCCATCGGTTCTTCCGAAGCATGTATGTTGGGTGGTGTAGCTGCCTGGTTGCGCTGGCGTAAGAAAAGACAAGCTCAGGGCAAACCTTTCGATAAACCAAACTTTGTTATATCTACAGGTTTCCAGGTTGTTTGGGAAAAGTTCGCACAGTTGTGGCAGATTGAAATGCGTGAAGTGCCTTTGACTCTCGACAAGACCACGCTCGACCCCGAAGAAGCATTGAAGATGTGTGATGAAAACACAATATGTATCGTACCTATCCAAGGTGTTACATGGACAGGACTGAATGACGACGTCGAAGCATTGGACAAAGCACTCGATGCTTACAACGCCAAGACCGGTTATGACATTCCTATCCACGTAGATGCCGCAAGCGGTGGCTTCATCCTTCCTTTCCTTTATCCTGAAAAGAAATGGGACTTCCGTTTGAAATGGGTACTTTCTATCAGTGTATCCGGTCACAAATTCGGTCTGGTATATCCGGGACTTGGTTGGGTTTGCTGGAAAGGCAAAGAATATCTGCCCGAAGAAATGTCATTCAGCGTAAATTATCTGGGTGCTAACATTACTCAGGTAGGTTTGAACTTCTCTCGTCCTGCTGCTCAAATCCTCGGACAATATTACCAGTTCATCCGTTTAGGATTCCAGGGTTACAAGGAAGTGCAATACAACTCATTACAGATTGCCAAGTACATCCATGATGAAATCGCCAAGATGGTTCCGTTCGTCAACTACTCCGAAGATGTAGTGAACCCGTTGTTCATCTGGTACTTGAAACCAGAATATGCAAAAGCAGCCAAATGGACTTTGTACGATTTGCAAGACAAGCTGTCTCAACACGGTTGGATGGTTCCTGCTTACACATTGCCTTCCAAACTGGAAAGTTATGTAGTAATGCGTGTCGTTGTCCGCCAGGGATTCAGCCGCGACATGGCAGACATGTTACTGGGAGACATCAACAACGCTATCGCAGAACTTGAAAAACTGGAATACCCGACTCCTACCCGTATGGCACAGGACAAGAATCTTCCGGTAGAAGCCAAAATGTTCAACCATGGCGGTCGCCGTCACAAAACAGTTAAATAA
- the glsA gene encoding glutaminase A gives MDKKVTLAQLQEVVQEAYDQVKTNTGGKNADYIPYLANVNKDLFGISVCLLNGQTIHVGDTDYRFGIESVSKVHTAILALRQYGAKEILDKIGADATGLPFNSIIAILLENDHPSTPLVNAGAISACSMVQPIGDSAKKWDAIVGNVTDLCGSAPQLIDELYKSESDTNFNNRSIAWLLKNYNRIYDDPDMSLDLYTRQCSLGVTALQLSIAAGTIANGGVNPVTKKEVFDASLAPKITAMIAAVGFYEHTGDWMYTSGIPAKTGVGGGVMGVLPGQFGIAAFAPPLDGSGNSVKAQLSIQYIMNKLGLNVFGHNHITIVD, from the coding sequence ATGGATAAAAAAGTAACACTCGCTCAATTGCAGGAAGTGGTACAAGAGGCATACGATCAGGTAAAAACCAATACCGGCGGCAAGAACGCCGACTATATCCCTTACCTGGCAAATGTCAACAAAGATCTCTTTGGAATAAGTGTCTGCCTGCTCAACGGGCAGACCATCCATGTGGGAGATACTGACTACCGCTTCGGCATAGAATCCGTATCCAAAGTACATACGGCTATTCTTGCATTGCGTCAATATGGCGCCAAGGAGATTCTGGACAAAATCGGAGCCGACGCAACCGGCTTGCCTTTCAACTCAATCATCGCTATCTTGCTGGAGAACGACCATCCGTCTACCCCATTGGTAAACGCCGGTGCAATCTCTGCCTGCAGTATGGTGCAACCTATCGGTGACTCCGCCAAGAAATGGGATGCCATCGTAGGAAACGTAACCGACTTGTGCGGCAGCGCTCCCCAGTTGATTGACGAATTGTACAAATCCGAATCGGATACGAACTTCAACAACCGTTCTATCGCCTGGCTGCTGAAGAACTACAACCGTATCTATGACGACCCGGATATGTCACTCGACCTTTATACCCGCCAGTGCTCACTGGGAGTTACTGCATTGCAACTTTCCATTGCAGCCGGAACAATCGCCAACGGCGGTGTGAACCCTGTGACCAAGAAAGAAGTGTTCGATGCCAGCCTGGCTCCTAAAATCACAGCCATGATTGCCGCAGTAGGTTTCTACGAACATACCGGCGACTGGATGTACACTTCCGGCATTCCTGCTAAAACAGGTGTAGGCGGTGGTGTGATGGGTGTATTACCCGGACAGTTCGGTATCGCTGCATTCGCTCCTCCTTTGGATGGATCGGGTAACTCTGTCAAAGCACAGTTGTCTATCCAGTACATCATGAATAAATTGGGATTGAATGTATTCGGTCACAATCATATCACTATTGTCGACTAA
- a CDS encoding potassium channel family protein yields the protein MKSALSDFVFGKKGIYGILHLIILVMSLFLVISISVDTFKGIPFYTQSSYMKTQLWICLWFLFDFVLEFFLSKHKGRYLRTHFIFLLVAIPYQNIIAYYGWTFSPEVTYLLRFIPLLRGGYALAIVVGWLTYNRASSLFVSYLTMLLATVYFSSLAFFVLEHKVNPLVNGYGDALWWAFMDVTTVGSNIIAVTTTGRVLSVLLAALGMMMFPIFTVYITNLIQQSNKRKKQYYEAEEQQKKAAVQKQAAAEKPAVQNTQG from the coding sequence ATGAAATCAGCGCTTTCAGATTTTGTTTTTGGGAAAAAGGGGATTTATGGTATTCTCCACCTTATTATATTAGTAATGTCCCTTTTCCTGGTTATCAGTATTTCTGTGGATACTTTTAAAGGAATTCCTTTTTATACACAGTCGTCGTACATGAAGACCCAGTTATGGATTTGTCTTTGGTTTCTTTTCGATTTTGTACTGGAATTCTTCTTGTCGAAACACAAAGGGCGCTATCTGCGCACGCATTTCATCTTTCTGCTCGTAGCTATCCCTTATCAGAACATTATTGCTTATTATGGTTGGACATTCTCGCCCGAAGTCACTTATCTGCTTCGTTTCATTCCTTTACTGAGAGGCGGGTATGCACTTGCCATTGTGGTGGGATGGCTCACTTACAACCGGGCTTCGAGCCTGTTTGTCTCTTATCTGACTATGTTGCTGGCGACGGTTTATTTTTCCAGTCTTGCGTTTTTCGTGCTTGAGCATAAAGTGAACCCGTTGGTTAATGGGTATGGAGACGCTTTGTGGTGGGCGTTTATGGATGTTACTACCGTCGGGTCGAATATCATAGCGGTGACGACTACCGGGAGAGTACTTTCCGTGTTGCTGGCCGCTTTGGGAATGATGATGTTCCCTATTTTTACAGTCTATATAACGAACCTGATTCAGCAATCCAACAAGCGGAAAAAACAATATTACGAAGCGGAAGAACAGCAGAAAAAGGCCGCTGTGCAGAAACAAGCCGCAGCGGAGAAACCTGCAGTGCAGAACACGCAAGGATAA
- the gadC gene encoding putative glutamine/gamma-aminobutyrate antiporter GadC yields the protein MANIKNAVKLGVFTLAIMNVTAVVSLRGLPAEAVYGMSSAFYYLFAAIVFLIPTSLVAAELAAMFQDKQGGVFRWVGEAYGKKLGFLAIWVQWIESTIWYPTVLTFGAVSIAFIGMNDVHDMSLANNKYYTLAVVLIIYWLATFISLKGMGWVGKVAKIGGMVGTIIPAALLIILGIIYLATGGQSNMDFHSSFIPDFTNFDNVVLAASIFLFYAGMEMGGIHVKDVENPSKNYPKAVFIGALITVLIFVLGTFALGVIIPAKDINLTQSLLVGFDNYFKYIHASWLSPIIAIALAFGVLAGVLTWVAGPSKGIFAVGKAGYMPPFFQKTNKLGVQKNILFVQGIAVTVLSLLFVVMPSVQSFYQILSQLTVILYLIMYLLMFSGAIALRYKMKKLNRPFRIGKAGNGLMWFVGGLGFCGSLLAFILSFIPPSQISTGSNTVWFSVLIIGAIIVVVAPFIIYAAKKPSWVDPNSNFEPFHWEVQPQVATANVAAGSATASAARPASATTASTSTGSTTASSATTPGATTSNATTSSAAPSGNSAASSGSSASGNTSPGTGNTDKDAPKS from the coding sequence ATGGCAAATATTAAAAATGCAGTGAAGCTGGGCGTGTTTACGCTGGCTATCATGAACGTTACGGCGGTAGTATCTTTGCGTGGACTGCCAGCCGAGGCCGTATACGGAATGAGTTCGGCCTTCTACTATCTTTTCGCAGCGATTGTCTTCCTGATCCCGACATCGCTCGTTGCAGCCGAACTGGCGGCAATGTTTCAGGATAAACAGGGTGGTGTGTTCCGGTGGGTAGGCGAGGCCTACGGCAAAAAACTGGGATTCCTCGCCATCTGGGTGCAATGGATTGAAAGTACAATCTGGTATCCGACAGTATTGACATTCGGTGCCGTATCCATCGCCTTTATCGGAATGAATGACGTACATGACATGTCACTGGCAAACAATAAGTATTATACGCTTGCCGTAGTACTTATCATCTACTGGCTGGCTACTTTCATTTCACTGAAAGGTATGGGCTGGGTTGGCAAAGTAGCCAAAATAGGCGGTATGGTCGGTACGATTATCCCCGCTGCCCTGTTGATTATCCTCGGAATCATTTATCTGGCAACCGGCGGACAATCCAATATGGATTTCCACAGCAGTTTCATTCCTGACTTTACCAACTTTGATAATGTCGTTCTCGCCGCTAGTATCTTCTTGTTTTATGCTGGTATGGAAATGGGCGGTATCCACGTAAAAGACGTAGAAAACCCATCCAAGAACTACCCGAAGGCAGTATTTATCGGTGCTCTTATCACCGTTCTTATCTTCGTTCTCGGTACTTTCGCACTCGGTGTTATCATCCCTGCAAAAGACATTAACCTTACTCAGAGCTTACTCGTCGGTTTTGACAACTACTTCAAGTATATCCATGCTTCCTGGTTGTCACCAATCATCGCCATCGCCCTTGCATTCGGTGTATTGGCAGGTGTATTGACATGGGTTGCCGGTCCGTCAAAAGGTATCTTTGCCGTAGGTAAAGCCGGTTACATGCCTCCGTTCTTCCAGAAAACAAACAAACTGGGCGTACAGAAGAACATCTTGTTCGTACAGGGTATCGCTGTTACCGTATTAAGTTTGCTGTTCGTAGTTATGCCTTCCGTACAGAGTTTCTATCAGATTCTGTCACAGTTGACAGTTATCCTTTACCTTATCATGTATCTGTTGATGTTCTCAGGAGCTATCGCACTGCGTTATAAGATGAAAAAACTGAATCGCCCGTTCCGTATCGGTAAGGCCGGTAACGGTTTGATGTGGTTCGTCGGCGGACTCGGATTCTGTGGTTCATTGCTTGCCTTTATCCTCAGCTTCATCCCGCCCAGTCAGATTTCCACAGGTAGCAATACCGTTTGGTTCTCCGTACTGATTATCGGTGCAATCATTGTTGTCGTTGCTCCGTTCATTATCTACGCAGCTAAGAAACCGTCGTGGGTAGACCCTAACTCTAACTTCGAACCGTTCCACTGGGAAGTTCAACCGCAAGTCGCTACTGCTAATGTAGCCGCCGGCAGCGCAACTGCAAGCGCAGCCCGTCCTGCTTCCGCAACTACCGCAAGCACAAGTACAGGAAGTACCACCGCTTCAAGCGCAACCACTCCTGGTGCAACAACTTCCAATGCAACCACTTCAAGCGCCGCTCCTTCAGGCAATTCTGCCGCTTCGAGTGGAAGTTCCGCTTCAGGCAATACGTCTCCGGGAACCGGAAACACGGATAAGGATGCACCTAAGTCGTAA
- a CDS encoding sensor histidine kinase, whose product MVTLAVFIIAILAISLIYTLLKYQALRKVVYSKVTKPDKSKDPNLILQNINAYFLLIDRNFIVRDTNYYSLNGLPAPEDGTMQRVGDLLHCRNAVAAGECGKHEQCKLCSVRTFITKAFRDKANFKKLTASMKLLSEDEKSVIPCDVSVSGAYLNVDGEDFMVLTVYDVTELRNVQRLLAIEKEHSISADKLKSAFIANMSHEVRTPLNAIVGFSGLMVSASSEEERKIYADIITENNERLLRLVNDIFDLSQIEAGAVGFQYSEFDANDLLRELEGIFRMKLNGQSPVELVCEAQLQPIMMYSEQQRIIQVLTNLLHNAMKFTESGEIRFGCHMEGAEKVYFFVSDTGIGIPKEEQDKIFSRFIKLDREVQGTGLGLTLSQTIIKHLGGDLGLDSEVNKGSTFSFTLPLVIQQEMIR is encoded by the coding sequence ATGGTGACATTAGCCGTTTTTATCATAGCTATTTTGGCAATCTCCCTCATTTATACACTGTTGAAATATCAGGCGCTTCGGAAAGTGGTATATTCCAAAGTGACAAAACCGGATAAGTCTAAAGATCCAAACTTGATTTTGCAGAATATCAATGCGTACTTTCTATTGATTGACAGGAATTTTATTGTCCGTGATACTAATTATTATTCATTGAACGGTCTTCCGGCTCCTGAAGACGGAACAATGCAAAGGGTAGGGGACTTGCTGCATTGCCGGAATGCGGTTGCGGCGGGAGAGTGCGGCAAGCATGAACAATGCAAACTTTGTAGTGTCCGTACATTTATCACTAAGGCTTTTCGTGACAAGGCGAATTTTAAGAAACTGACGGCTTCTATGAAGTTGTTAAGTGAAGATGAAAAAAGTGTGATTCCTTGTGATGTTTCAGTTTCGGGAGCATATTTGAATGTTGATGGGGAGGACTTTATGGTATTGACCGTTTATGATGTGACGGAATTGAGGAACGTGCAACGGTTGTTGGCGATTGAAAAGGAACATTCTATCTCTGCCGATAAGTTGAAATCTGCCTTTATCGCTAATATGAGCCATGAAGTGCGTACACCGCTGAATGCGATTGTCGGATTTTCAGGTTTGATGGTATCTGCTTCCAGTGAAGAAGAAAGGAAGATATATGCTGATATTATCACAGAGAATAATGAGCGTTTGTTACGCCTTGTCAACGATATTTTCGACCTTTCGCAAATCGAGGCGGGGGCGGTAGGATTTCAATATTCGGAATTTGACGCGAATGACTTGCTGCGGGAACTGGAAGGAATCTTCAGGATGAAGCTGAACGGGCAGTCTCCGGTAGAATTGGTTTGCGAAGCACAGTTGCAGCCGATTATGATGTATTCGGAACAGCAACGTATTATTCAAGTATTGACAAACCTGCTGCATAACGCGATGAAATTTACAGAATCGGGTGAAATTCGTTTTGGCTGCCATATGGAAGGGGCGGAGAAAGTGTATTTCTTTGTGTCCGATACGGGTATCGGCATACCGAAAGAGGAACAGGACAAGATATTCTCCCGTTTCATTAAATTAGACCGGGAAGTGCAGGGGACAGGGCTTGGACTGACGCTTTCGCAAACCATTATCAAGCATTTGGGCGGAGATCTCGGACTGGACTCGGAGGTGAACAAGGGTTCTACTTTCTCTTTTACACTGCCGTTGGTCATACAACAGGAAATGATAAGATAA
- a CDS encoding alpha-galactosidase D, with amino-acid sequence MKNRFYFLTAVAAATLLCTSCTKTQTTLSDKEQTFNPPIMGWSSWNVFRVDISEDIIKHQADLMVKKGLKDAGYQYINVDDGFFGKRDDNGVMQTHETRFPNGMKPVADHIHGLGMKAGIYTDAGNNTCGSIWDNDAAGVGAGIYGHEPQDAQLYFGDWGFDFIKIDYCGGDVLGLNEKERYTSIRNSIDKVNKDVSVNICRWAFPGTWAKDVATSWRISGDINAHWGSLKYVVKKNLYLSAYAGNGHYNDMDMMVIGFRDDSKVGGKGLTPTEEEAHFGLWCIMSSPLLIGCNLENLPESSLELLTNKELIALNQDPLGLQAYVAQHENDGYVLVKDIEQKRGNVRAVALYNPTDTVCTFSVPFSSLEFDGNVKVRDLVKRSDLGSFSGNFEQTLPAHSAMFLRMEGETRLEPTLYEAEWAYLPLFNDLGKNPKGIIYANDKEASGKMKVGFLGGQPENYAEWREVYSGDGGRYNMTIYYSFGKGRQLEVDVNGIITKINSLGEDETHNQISIPVELKAGYNTIRMGNSYNWAPDIDCFTLTKAL; translated from the coding sequence ATGAAGAACAGATTCTATTTTCTTACAGCAGTAGCAGCCGCTACCCTGTTGTGCACCAGTTGCACAAAGACTCAAACTACTCTTTCGGACAAGGAGCAAACGTTCAATCCCCCCATCATGGGATGGAGTTCATGGAATGTATTCCGGGTTGACATCAGCGAAGATATTATTAAACATCAAGCCGACCTTATGGTGAAGAAAGGCCTGAAAGATGCAGGGTATCAGTATATTAATGTAGACGACGGCTTCTTCGGGAAAAGAGATGATAACGGTGTCATGCAAACGCATGAGACACGTTTTCCGAACGGTATGAAACCGGTGGCTGACCACATTCATGGCTTGGGCATGAAAGCCGGTATCTATACGGATGCAGGTAACAACACCTGCGGTTCCATTTGGGACAATGACGCGGCAGGAGTAGGTGCAGGCATCTATGGTCACGAACCGCAGGATGCCCAGTTATACTTCGGCGACTGGGGATTCGACTTTATCAAAATAGACTATTGCGGTGGAGATGTGCTGGGACTGAATGAAAAAGAACGCTACACCTCTATCCGCAACAGCATAGACAAAGTGAACAAAGATGTTTCCGTGAATATCTGCCGATGGGCCTTCCCCGGTACTTGGGCGAAAGACGTAGCTACTTCCTGGCGTATCAGCGGAGATATTAATGCGCATTGGGGCTCATTGAAATATGTAGTCAAAAAGAATCTCTACCTGTCCGCCTATGCCGGAAACGGACATTACAACGATATGGATATGATGGTAATCGGATTCCGCGACGACAGCAAAGTAGGCGGAAAAGGACTTACCCCGACTGAGGAAGAAGCCCATTTCGGTTTGTGGTGTATCATGAGCTCTCCTTTGCTTATCGGTTGCAATCTGGAGAACCTGCCGGAATCTTCACTCGAATTGCTGACAAATAAAGAATTAATCGCACTCAATCAAGACCCGCTGGGATTGCAGGCTTATGTAGCGCAGCACGAAAACGACGGCTATGTACTGGTGAAAGATATCGAACAGAAACGTGGCAATGTACGTGCTGTGGCATTATACAATCCTACTGATACAGTATGCACTTTCTCCGTTCCATTCTCTTCTCTGGAATTTGACGGAAACGTGAAAGTTCGTGATTTGGTAAAGCGTAGTGATTTAGGCAGTTTCTCCGGCAACTTTGAACAGACTCTGCCTGCACACAGTGCCATGTTCCTTCGTATGGAAGGCGAAACACGCCTGGAACCGACTTTGTATGAAGCGGAATGGGCGTACTTACCTCTTTTCAACGACTTAGGCAAGAACCCTAAAGGTATTATTTACGCCAACGACAAGGAAGCATCCGGCAAAATGAAAGTGGGATTCCTCGGCGGACAACCGGAAAACTATGCTGAATGGCGCGAAGTGTACAGTGGAGACGGCGGACGTTACAACATGACCATTTACTATTCATTCGGTAAAGGACGACAATTGGAAGTAGACGTCAACGGCATTATCACAAAAATCAATTCATTGGGAGAAGACGAAACGCACAATCAAATCTCCATTCCTGTAGAACTGAAAGCAGGATATAATACCATCCGCATGGGAAACAGCTATAACTGGGCACCGGACATTGACTGTTTCACGCTGACCAAAGCGCTATAA
- a CDS encoding GntR family transcriptional regulator: protein MNFKESKAIYLQIADRICDEILLGQYPEEERVPSVREYAAIVEVNANTVMRSFDYLQVQNIIYNKRGIGYFVALGAKEMIHSLRKEIFLKEELEYFFRQLYTLDIPMKEIEAMYREFIKKQK from the coding sequence ATGAATTTTAAAGAAAGTAAAGCCATTTATTTACAAATTGCAGATAGAATCTGTGATGAGATATTGCTGGGGCAGTATCCGGAAGAAGAACGTGTCCCTTCGGTCAGAGAATATGCTGCTATTGTAGAGGTGAATGCCAATACGGTGATGCGTTCTTTTGATTATCTCCAGGTACAGAATATTATTTATAATAAACGCGGTATAGGATATTTTGTAGCATTGGGGGCTAAGGAAATGATTCATTCTCTTCGCAAAGAAATCTTTTTGAAAGAAGAGTTGGAGTATTTCTTTCGCCAGCTTTATACGCTTGATATTCCGATGAAGGAGATAGAAGCAATGTATCGTGAGTTTATAAAAAAGCAGAAATAA
- a CDS encoding ABC transporter ATP-binding protein has protein sequence MIAVENLSFTYRKSKREVLRDFSLSFKSGRVYGLLGKNGAGKSTLLYLMSGLLTPKSGRVMFHDTDVRRRLPVTLQDMFLVPEEFELPSVSLVSYVELNSPFYPRFNKEEMIKYLHCFEMDIDIDLGSLSMGQKKKVFMSFALATNTSLLLMDEPTNGLDIPGKSQFRKFIASGMSDEKTIVISTHQVRDIDKVLDHVLIMDESRVLLDESTSEICDKLYFVESDNRELAKSALFAIPTIQGNHLILPNVEKEESEINLELLFNATLAAPEEIARLFHAQK, from the coding sequence ATGATTGCAGTAGAAAATCTTTCATTTACTTATCGCAAATCGAAGCGTGAGGTGCTCCGAGACTTTTCTCTCTCATTCAAATCCGGCAGGGTATATGGACTGTTGGGAAAGAATGGCGCCGGAAAGTCCACTCTTCTTTATTTGATGTCCGGGTTATTGACGCCTAAAAGCGGCAGGGTGATGTTTCACGATACGGATGTTCGTCGCCGGTTGCCGGTAACTTTGCAGGATATGTTCCTGGTTCCCGAGGAATTTGAATTGCCTTCGGTGTCTTTGGTCAGTTATGTGGAGCTGAACAGTCCTTTCTATCCTCGTTTTAACAAGGAGGAGATGATTAAGTATCTTCATTGTTTTGAGATGGATATTGATATTGATCTCGGATCGCTGTCTATGGGACAGAAGAAGAAGGTGTTCATGAGTTTCGCGCTTGCTACGAATACATCGTTGCTATTGATGGACGAGCCGACCAATGGGTTGGATATTCCCGGAAAGAGTCAGTTCCGCAAGTTTATCGCGTCGGGTATGTCGGATGAAAAAACGATTGTGATTTCTACGCATCAGGTTCGTGATATAGATAAGGTGCTCGATCATGTGTTGATTATGGATGAAAGCCGTGTGCTGCTGGATGAATCGACAAGTGAAATCTGCGACAAACTTTACTTTGTGGAGAGTGACAACCGAGAGTTGGCAAAGAGTGCTCTCTTTGCGATTCCTACAATTCAAGGTAACCATCTGATACTTCCCAATGTAGAGAAAGAAGAATCGGAGATTAACCTGGAACTTTTGTTTAATGCTACATTGGCTGCTCCTGAAGAGATAGCCCGATTGTTTCACGCTCAAAAATAA